The following proteins are encoded in a genomic region of Rubrobacter xylanophilus DSM 9941:
- a CDS encoding SDH family Clp fold serine proteinase, with the protein MDPITIFWLFLILASLQPVLQRRFLEAARQRALSRLASERGSTVITLIHRQETMSLLGFPIFRHIDIDDSEGVLNAIRETPSDGPIDIVLHTPGGMVLAASQIAEALAEHRGPVRAFVPHYAMSGGTLIALAADEIHVDPHAALGPVDPQLGGYPAASILAAVEQAKEPEDRTLILADMSRKALRQVEDFVTGLLERRMEPERARKVARTLSSGVWTHDHPLTPRDLEELGLPVRVGVPGEIHALMRLYPQPRGRQSSVEYVPSRPPARLPGPGEHGGP; encoded by the coding sequence ATGGACCCCATAACCATCTTCTGGCTGTTCTTGATCCTGGCGTCGCTGCAGCCCGTGCTGCAGCGGCGCTTTCTGGAGGCCGCCCGCCAGCGGGCCCTCTCCCGGCTCGCCTCCGAGCGGGGCTCGACGGTCATCACCCTCATCCACCGCCAGGAGACGATGTCGCTGCTAGGCTTCCCCATCTTCCGCCACATAGACATCGACGACTCCGAGGGGGTTCTGAACGCCATCCGCGAGACCCCCTCCGACGGCCCCATAGACATCGTGCTGCACACCCCGGGCGGGATGGTGCTCGCCGCGAGCCAGATCGCCGAGGCCCTCGCCGAGCACCGGGGGCCGGTGCGGGCCTTCGTCCCGCACTACGCCATGAGCGGCGGCACCCTCATAGCCCTCGCCGCCGACGAGATACACGTCGACCCCCACGCCGCCCTGGGGCCGGTGGACCCCCAGCTGGGCGGCTACCCGGCGGCCTCGATCCTGGCGGCCGTCGAGCAGGCCAAGGAGCCGGAGGACAGGACCCTGATCCTCGCGGACATGAGCCGGAAGGCGCTGCGGCAGGTGGAGGACTTCGTGACCGGGCTCCTGGAGCGCCGGATGGAGCCGGAGAGGGCCCGCAAGGTGGCCCGCACCCTCTCCTCGGGGGTCTGGACCCACGACCACCCCCTCACGCCCCGCGACCTCGAAGAGCTCGGGCTCCCGGTGCGGGTGGGGGTGCCCGGCGAGATCCACGCGCTCATGCGTCTCTACCCCCAGCCGCGGGGGCGCCAGAGCTCGGTGGAGTACGTCCCCTCCCGGCCTCCCGCCCGCCTCCCCGGCCCGGGCGAGCACGGAGGGCCCTGA
- a CDS encoding phospholipase D-like domain-containing protein, producing MEEPGRELLDRAMRRACGAPLRSGNRLELLRDGPATYDSWLAAIEGARRWVHLENYIFSDDGVGRRFAEALSRKAREGVAVRVLYDWFGCLDVRSSFWEGLRRAGVEACPVNAPSLREPRDLLPRDHRKLLAVDGEYASVGGVCLSEGWLERSPKTGLPYRDTCVAVRGPAVADAERAFAGVWDLFARRPLPPEERPGPGEVPGAGEVAARVVAQEPGRARMLRALELLLASVRERVWISDPYFLGSPVLTQALVSAAADGVDVRLLLPATNDLPWIGALSRIGYRPLLEAGVRIFEYGGPMMHAKTHVADSFHSRVGSTNLNFSGLLANWEADLLAEDAGFAARMEEMFEEDFSNAREILLHRGRRPRPQRPMSRSERRDRRRTMRRVRRGSGGTASRIGEEALHSATFSPASYERRVKGALSAGLLALSVLGARHPRLISWPLAAAGAAAGVLGLLRALRGGGP from the coding sequence ATGGAGGAGCCGGGAAGGGAGCTTCTGGACCGCGCGATGCGCCGCGCGTGCGGCGCCCCGCTGCGCTCCGGCAACCGGCTGGAGCTCCTCAGGGACGGCCCGGCCACCTACGACAGCTGGCTGGCGGCCATAGAGGGCGCCCGGCGCTGGGTCCACCTGGAGAACTACATCTTCAGCGACGACGGCGTGGGGCGGCGCTTCGCCGAGGCCCTCTCCCGCAAGGCCCGCGAGGGCGTGGCCGTCCGGGTGCTCTACGACTGGTTCGGCTGCCTCGACGTGCGCTCCTCCTTCTGGGAAGGGCTGCGCCGGGCCGGGGTGGAGGCGTGCCCCGTCAACGCCCCCAGCCTCCGCGAGCCGCGGGACCTCCTCCCCCGCGACCACCGCAAGCTGCTCGCCGTGGACGGCGAGTACGCCTCCGTGGGTGGGGTCTGCCTCTCCGAGGGTTGGCTGGAGCGCTCGCCGAAGACCGGCCTCCCCTACCGGGACACCTGCGTTGCGGTGCGCGGCCCCGCCGTCGCCGACGCCGAGCGGGCCTTCGCCGGGGTGTGGGACCTCTTCGCCCGCAGGCCGCTCCCGCCGGAGGAGCGCCCGGGGCCCGGGGAAGTCCCCGGCGCCGGAGAGGTGGCCGCCCGCGTCGTCGCCCAGGAGCCCGGCAGGGCCCGGATGCTGCGGGCGCTCGAGCTTTTGCTCGCCAGCGTCCGGGAGCGCGTCTGGATCTCCGACCCCTACTTCCTGGGCTCGCCCGTGCTCACCCAGGCCCTCGTCTCGGCCGCCGCCGACGGCGTGGACGTCCGCCTGCTCCTCCCGGCCACCAACGACCTGCCCTGGATCGGGGCGCTCTCCCGCATCGGCTACCGGCCGCTGCTGGAGGCCGGGGTGCGCATCTTCGAGTACGGCGGGCCGATGATGCACGCCAAGACCCACGTGGCCGACTCCTTCCACTCCCGCGTCGGGTCCACCAACCTGAACTTCTCCGGCCTGCTCGCCAACTGGGAGGCCGACCTGCTGGCGGAGGACGCCGGCTTCGCCGCCCGGATGGAGGAGATGTTCGAGGAGGACTTCTCCAACGCCCGCGAGATACTCCTCCACCGCGGGCGCAGGCCGCGCCCGCAGCGCCCGATGAGCCGCTCCGAGCGCCGCGACCGCCGCAGGACCATGCGCCGGGTCCGGCGAGGCTCGGGCGGCACCGCCTCCCGGATAGGGGAGGAGGCACTGCACTCCGCCACCTTCTCCCCGGCTTCCTACGAGCGGCGGGTGAAGGGGGCGCTCTCCGCCGGGCTCCTGGCGCTCTCCGTTCTCGGCGCCCGGCACCCGCGCCTCATCTCCTGGCCGCTCGCCGCCGCCGGGGCCGCCGCCGGCGTTCTGGGGCTGCTGCGCGCCCTGCGGGGCGGGGGGCCGTGA
- the pckA gene encoding phosphoenolpyruvate carboxykinase (ATP) yields MDLAVRKMTLEGLGVSQLGAVHENLPPARLVEASVRRREGMLAENGALVCLTGKRTGRSPKDRFIVENGLTRGPVDWGPVNKPFPGERFERLLAKASAYLENLEEVYVVDAYAGADPRYRLNVQVVCEYAWQALFTRQLFRRPSREELDAFEPDWTVISVPGLLTDPEEDGTESETFVGIDFGRRVVLICGTRYAGEIKKSIFSVLNFVLPTEHGVFPMHCSANVGPGGDVALFFGLSGTGKTTLSSDPERYLIGDDEHGWSDEGIFNFEGGCYAKCIDLSREKEPQIYDAIRFGAVLENVVVDRITRRVDYSDASLTENTRAAYPLEYIEGAVDSGRAGHPAAVLFLTADAFGVLPPISVLSPEQAAYYFLSGYTAKLAGTEADMEADVEATFSACFGAPFLPLPATTYAAMLSEKLREHGSRCYLINTGWSGGPYGVGERVDIAATRQMVRAVIAGNIDESKTYTDPFFGLQVPLEVPGVPSGILNPRETWADRAAYDDQAAKLADLFRENFKKFEDGVPEGVRKAGPNV; encoded by the coding sequence ATGGACCTTGCGGTTCGTAAGATGACCCTCGAAGGGCTTGGGGTCTCGCAACTCGGCGCGGTGCATGAGAACCTCCCCCCGGCGAGGCTCGTGGAGGCCTCGGTACGCCGCAGGGAGGGCATGCTGGCCGAGAACGGGGCCCTGGTGTGCCTGACCGGCAAGCGCACCGGCCGCTCGCCCAAGGACCGCTTTATAGTCGAGAACGGCCTCACCCGGGGGCCCGTGGACTGGGGCCCGGTGAACAAGCCCTTCCCCGGGGAGCGGTTCGAGCGGCTGCTCGCCAAGGCCTCGGCCTATCTCGAGAACCTCGAGGAGGTCTACGTCGTCGACGCCTACGCCGGGGCCGACCCGCGCTACCGGCTCAACGTCCAGGTGGTCTGCGAGTACGCCTGGCAGGCGCTCTTCACCCGCCAGCTCTTCCGGCGGCCGTCCCGCGAGGAGCTGGACGCCTTCGAGCCGGACTGGACCGTCATCTCGGTGCCCGGCCTCCTCACCGACCCGGAGGAGGACGGCACGGAGTCCGAGACCTTCGTCGGGATAGACTTCGGGCGGCGGGTGGTGCTCATCTGCGGCACGCGCTACGCGGGCGAGATCAAGAAGAGCATCTTCTCGGTGCTGAACTTCGTGCTGCCCACCGAGCACGGGGTCTTCCCCATGCACTGCTCGGCCAACGTGGGGCCCGGGGGGGACGTCGCGCTCTTTTTCGGTCTCTCCGGGACGGGCAAGACCACCCTCTCCTCGGACCCCGAGCGCTACCTCATCGGCGACGACGAGCACGGCTGGTCTGACGAGGGGATCTTCAACTTCGAGGGCGGCTGCTACGCCAAGTGCATAGACCTCTCCCGGGAGAAGGAGCCCCAGATCTACGACGCCATCCGCTTCGGGGCGGTCCTGGAGAACGTGGTGGTGGACAGGATCACGCGCCGGGTGGACTACTCCGACGCCTCGCTCACCGAGAACACCCGGGCCGCCTACCCCCTGGAGTACATCGAGGGGGCGGTGGATTCCGGCCGGGCGGGGCACCCGGCCGCGGTGCTCTTCCTCACCGCCGACGCCTTCGGGGTGCTCCCCCCCATAAGCGTCCTCTCGCCCGAGCAGGCCGCCTACTACTTCCTCTCCGGCTACACGGCGAAGCTCGCCGGCACCGAGGCGGATATGGAGGCCGACGTGGAGGCCACCTTCTCCGCCTGCTTCGGGGCACCCTTCCTCCCCCTGCCGGCCACCACCTACGCCGCCATGCTCTCCGAGAAGCTCCGCGAGCACGGCTCCCGCTGCTACCTCATCAACACCGGCTGGTCCGGCGGCCCCTACGGCGTGGGGGAGCGGGTGGACATCGCGGCGACGCGCCAGATGGTCCGGGCCGTCATCGCCGGAAACATCGACGAGTCCAAGACCTATACCGACCCGTTCTTCGGGCTCCAGGTGCCGCTCGAGGTGCCCGGGGTCCCCTCCGGTATCCTCAACCCCCGCGAGACCTGGGCCGACAGGGCCGCCTACGACGACCAGGCCGCAAAGCTCGCCGACCTCTTCCGCGAGAACTTCAAGAAGTTCGAGGATGGGGTGCCCGAAGGGGTGCGTAAGGCCGGACCCAACGTCTAG
- a CDS encoding manganese catalase family protein, translating into MYLRVDRLQVELPMPSEPDPDAAANVQELLGGRFGEMSTLMNYTYQSFNFRGRKKVKPFYDLIANIATEELGHIELVAATINGLLTGASEGDEVTDAPLKGLKGKGIPHHYINNGLGALATNSLGKGWNGEYVFNSGDLVLDLLHNFFLENGARMAKIRVYESTDHPVARQMLGYLFVRGGVHALAYAKALEELTGVDVKKMLPIPKIPDSAFKEAKQFTDKGMHGKLYRFSPEDFKDISAIWRGEHPIDGTPLEVVDGLPESAGGPADPPEDKAVSSPGLHPEELQEIAQRLISRL; encoded by the coding sequence GTGTATCTACGGGTAGACAGGCTCCAGGTCGAGCTGCCGATGCCGAGCGAGCCGGATCCGGACGCGGCGGCGAACGTGCAGGAGCTTCTGGGTGGGCGTTTCGGGGAGATGTCCACCCTGATGAACTACACCTACCAGTCGTTCAACTTCCGGGGGCGCAAGAAGGTCAAGCCCTTCTACGACCTCATCGCCAACATCGCCACCGAGGAGCTCGGGCACATAGAGCTGGTGGCGGCGACCATCAACGGGCTTCTCACCGGCGCCTCGGAGGGGGACGAGGTCACCGACGCTCCCCTCAAGGGGCTCAAGGGCAAGGGCATCCCGCACCACTACATCAACAACGGCCTGGGGGCGCTCGCCACGAACTCGCTGGGCAAGGGCTGGAACGGCGAGTACGTCTTCAACTCCGGGGACCTCGTGCTCGACCTCCTGCACAACTTCTTCCTGGAGAACGGGGCGAGGATGGCCAAGATCCGGGTCTACGAGTCCACCGACCACCCGGTCGCCCGGCAGATGCTCGGCTACCTCTTCGTCCGCGGCGGCGTCCACGCGCTGGCCTACGCCAAGGCGCTGGAGGAGCTGACGGGGGTGGACGTCAAGAAGATGCTGCCGATCCCCAAGATCCCGGACTCCGCCTTCAAGGAGGCCAAGCAGTTCACCGACAAGGGCATGCACGGCAAGCTCTACCGCTTCAGCCCCGAGGACTTCAAGGACATCTCCGCCATCTGGAGGGGCGAGCACCCCATAGACGGGACGCCGCTCGAGGTGGTGGACGGCCTGCCCGAGAGCGCCGGCGGCCCGGCCGACCCGCCGGAGGACAAGGCCGTCTCCTCGCCGGGCCTCCACCCGGAGGAGCTGCAGGAGATCGCCCAGAGGCTCATAAGCAGGCTGTAG
- a CDS encoding alkaline phosphatase D family protein: MTGLVLGPVLRHAGGGEAVVWVETDGPCEVEVLGHRSRTFRVGSHHYGLVRVGGLRPGEPRRYGVRLDGRPRWPEPGSPFPPSAMSLPPAEGPLRLAFGSCRVAAPHGPPHALSPEEDPRGLGVDALRALAHRLSGGPAEELPHLLLLLGDQIYAHKPPEETLEFIRSRRDPRRPPGEEVADFEEYCRLYRDSWGDPAVRWLLSTVPSAMIFDDHEISDDWNISEAWVEEARQRPWWNAQITGGLASYWLYQHLGNLPPSELERSGLLRGIRASGDGWPLLEEFAHAAHRKTSGTRWSFRRDLGRVRLLVVDSRAGRVLSEGRRSMLDEAGWAWLEGQLSGGFDHLLFATSLPVLLSPGMHGLQAASEALCAGARGARAARRAERLRRAQDLDHWASFRRSFERLLSLLREVGRGRRGEPPASILLLSGDVHHGYVARADLGPGVRSAVYQVVCSPLRNALPPEKRRLQRLGWTVPGALAGSLLSRAAGVPGPSARWRLAHREPRFDNQVATLELEGRAATLTLQRALAGPSGEPSLQTLRRERLA, translated from the coding sequence GTGACGGGGCTGGTGCTCGGCCCGGTGCTGCGCCACGCCGGGGGCGGCGAGGCGGTGGTCTGGGTCGAGACGGACGGGCCCTGCGAGGTGGAGGTGCTCGGGCACCGCTCCCGGACCTTCCGGGTGGGAAGCCACCACTACGGCCTGGTGCGCGTGGGCGGGCTCCGGCCGGGCGAGCCGCGCCGGTACGGGGTGCGCCTGGACGGCAGGCCGCGCTGGCCCGAGCCCGGCTCCCCCTTCCCCCCGAGCGCCATGAGCCTGCCGCCCGCGGAGGGACCCCTCCGGCTGGCCTTCGGCTCCTGCCGGGTGGCCGCCCCCCACGGGCCGCCCCACGCCCTCTCCCCGGAGGAGGACCCGCGGGGGCTCGGCGTCGACGCCCTGCGCGCGCTGGCGCACCGCCTCTCCGGGGGCCCGGCCGAGGAACTGCCGCACCTCCTCCTGCTCCTGGGGGACCAGATCTACGCCCACAAACCCCCGGAGGAGACCCTGGAATTTATCCGCTCCCGCAGGGACCCTCGCCGCCCGCCGGGGGAGGAGGTCGCGGACTTCGAGGAGTACTGCCGCCTGTACCGGGACTCCTGGGGAGATCCCGCCGTGCGCTGGCTGCTCTCCACGGTCCCCTCCGCCATGATCTTCGACGACCACGAGATCTCGGACGACTGGAACATCTCTGAGGCGTGGGTGGAGGAGGCCCGCCAGAGGCCCTGGTGGAACGCCCAGATAACCGGCGGGCTCGCCTCCTACTGGCTCTACCAGCACCTGGGCAACCTCCCGCCATCAGAGCTGGAGAGGAGCGGCCTGCTGCGCGGGATCAGGGCCTCCGGGGACGGCTGGCCCCTGCTCGAGGAGTTCGCCCACGCCGCCCACCGAAAGACCTCGGGGACTCGCTGGAGCTTCCGCCGGGACCTCGGCCGGGTGCGGCTCCTGGTGGTGGACTCCCGGGCGGGGAGGGTGCTCTCCGAGGGCAGGCGCTCCATGCTCGACGAGGCGGGGTGGGCGTGGCTGGAGGGACAGCTCTCCGGCGGCTTCGACCACCTGCTCTTCGCCACCTCCCTGCCGGTCCTCCTCTCACCGGGCATGCACGGCCTGCAGGCGGCGAGCGAGGCGCTGTGCGCCGGCGCCCGCGGGGCGCGGGCCGCGCGGCGGGCCGAGAGGCTCCGCCGCGCGCAGGATCTCGACCACTGGGCCTCCTTCCGGCGCTCCTTCGAGCGGCTGCTCTCGCTGCTGCGCGAGGTCGGCCGCGGGCGCCGCGGGGAGCCCCCCGCCTCCATCCTGCTGCTCTCCGGCGACGTGCACCACGGCTATGTGGCCCGCGCCGACCTCGGGCCGGGGGTGCGTAGCGCCGTCTACCAGGTGGTCTGCTCGCCGCTCCGCAACGCCCTGCCGCCGGAGAAGCGGCGCCTGCAGCGGCTCGGCTGGACCGTGCCCGGCGCGCTCGCGGGCTCTCTCCTCTCCCGCGCCGCGGGCGTCCCCGGCCCCTCCGCGCGTTGGCGCCTCGCCCACCGCGAACCCCGCTTCGACAACCAGGTCGCGACGCTGGAGCTGGAGGGCCGCGCGGCGACGCTCACCCTGCAGCGGGCGCTGGCGGGCCCCTCGGGCGAGCCCTCCCTCCAGACGCTCCGGCGAGAGCGCCTGGCATGA
- a CDS encoding DUF1206 domain-containing protein, whose amino-acid sequence MAGETTGREAERRARRASRRAGPWIEGLARFGYAAEGVVYAVMGGLALGVATGTGGRTAGQQGVFALIAAQPLGRPMLGLVAAGFVGYALWRLVQAAADADGEGRDARGLARRAGYAFSALAYSALALGAGRSALGSGGGGRSARDWTAWLLAEPFGQALAVAAGLAILGFGSYEVYQAYRAEFARYLRLGEIGGRAGRWVVRLGRFGVAARGVVFGLVGGFLVLAAVQHDPEEARGLGGALHALIRQPFGPWLLGVVALGLAAYGLLMVLVARYRSISPG is encoded by the coding sequence TTGGCAGGGGAGACGACGGGCAGGGAGGCGGAGCGGCGGGCGCGCAGGGCCAGCCGGCGGGCGGGCCCCTGGATCGAGGGGCTCGCCCGCTTCGGTTACGCCGCGGAGGGCGTTGTCTACGCCGTCATGGGGGGGCTCGCCCTCGGCGTCGCCACCGGGACCGGGGGGCGGACCGCCGGGCAGCAGGGGGTGTTCGCCCTGATCGCCGCCCAGCCCCTCGGGCGCCCCATGCTGGGTCTGGTGGCGGCGGGCTTCGTCGGGTATGCGCTCTGGAGGCTGGTGCAGGCCGCCGCCGACGCCGACGGGGAGGGGCGGGACGCCAGGGGGCTCGCGCGCCGGGCCGGGTACGCCTTCAGCGCGCTCGCCTACTCGGCCCTCGCCCTCGGGGCGGGGCGGTCCGCGCTCGGCTCCGGCGGCGGGGGCCGGTCGGCCCGGGACTGGACGGCCTGGCTCCTCGCCGAGCCCTTCGGGCAGGCGCTGGCGGTCGCGGCGGGGCTCGCCATCCTCGGCTTCGGGTCCTACGAGGTCTACCAGGCCTACCGGGCGGAGTTCGCCCGCTACCTGAGGCTGGGGGAGATAGGGGGGAGGGCGGGCCGCTGGGTCGTCCGGCTCGGGCGCTTCGGGGTGGCCGCCCGCGGGGTGGTCTTCGGCCTGGTGGGGGGCTTTCTGGTGCTTGCGGCCGTCCAGCACGACCCGGAGGAGGCCCGGGGGCTCGGCGGGGCGCTGCACGCCCTCATCCGGCAGCCCTTCGGCCCCTGGCTGCTGGGGGTCGTCGCGCTCGGGCTCGCGGCCTACGGGCTGCTCATGGTCCTCGTGGCGCGGTACCGCAGCATCTCGCCGGGCTGA
- a CDS encoding OsmC family protein: MDLRRVQRPLKERYRREPGSSRITLRARGTETGTPVSCSVDIGRAVYEAGAHAGVGGPGTAACSGDLLLGALAACAQITCQMVAASLGVPTRGIEALAEGDLDLAGTLGLSEEVPVGFQEIRLTLAVDAPEASEEQLESLREKTERYCVVMQTLKSPPRVSVSWEAG; encoded by the coding sequence ATGGACCTTCGCAGGGTGCAGAGGCCGCTCAAGGAGCGGTACCGCCGGGAGCCCGGCTCCTCCAGGATAACCCTCAGGGCGCGGGGGACCGAGACGGGCACCCCCGTCTCCTGCTCGGTGGACATCGGCCGGGCCGTCTACGAGGCCGGGGCCCACGCCGGGGTGGGCGGTCCGGGGACCGCCGCGTGCTCCGGGGACCTCCTCCTGGGGGCGCTCGCCGCCTGCGCCCAGATCACCTGCCAGATGGTGGCCGCCTCGCTCGGGGTCCCCACGCGGGGCATAGAGGCCCTCGCCGAGGGCGACCTGGACCTCGCCGGGACCCTCGGGCTCTCGGAGGAGGTGCCGGTGGGCTTTCAGGAGATAAGGCTCACCCTCGCGGTGGACGCCCCGGAGGCGAGCGAGGAGCAGCTGGAGAGCCTCAGGGAGAAGACCGAGCGCTACTGCGTCGTGATGCAGACCCTCAAGAGCCCGCCCCGGGTCTCGGTGAGCTGGGAGGCCGGGTAG
- the egtD gene encoding L-histidine N(alpha)-methyltransferase: protein MAEDVRRGLASDPKDLSPWPKYLYDGEGSRLFEEITRLPEYYQTRAETSILRRRAGEIVGRTGCRELVELGSGAAGEKTRLLLDALTARGGRARYVPLDVSEGVLRRSGELLLREYPGLSIRGFAGDFEGPLERLFEDAPEAPRLVAFLGGTVGNLTPRRRRRFLRGLAAALRPGDALLVGVDLVKDPGVLEAAYNDRAGVTARFNRNLLRVINARLGGRFDPGLFEHRAPYVAEESRIEMWLHSRREQEVPVEALGLAVTFAAGEGVRTEISAKFTPGSARRMAQEAGLEPAGFYADGGRLFGLLLAVAP, encoded by the coding sequence ATGGCCGAGGACGTCCGCCGGGGCCTCGCCTCCGACCCGAAGGACCTCTCCCCCTGGCCGAAGTACCTCTACGACGGGGAGGGCTCGCGCCTCTTCGAGGAGATAACCCGGCTTCCGGAGTACTACCAGACCCGCGCCGAGACCTCCATCCTCCGCCGGAGGGCGGGGGAGATCGTCGGGCGCACCGGCTGCCGGGAGCTGGTGGAGCTGGGCTCGGGCGCGGCGGGCGAGAAGACCCGCCTGCTCCTCGACGCCCTCACGGCCCGCGGCGGCCGCGCCCGCTATGTGCCGCTGGACGTCAGCGAGGGGGTGCTCCGCAGGAGCGGCGAGCTGCTGCTCCGCGAGTACCCCGGGCTGAGCATCCGGGGGTTCGCCGGCGACTTCGAGGGCCCCCTGGAGAGGCTCTTCGAGGACGCGCCGGAAGCGCCCCGGCTCGTGGCCTTTCTCGGCGGCACGGTCGGCAACCTCACCCCCCGGCGCCGCCGGCGCTTCCTGCGCGGGCTCGCCGCGGCCCTCCGCCCCGGCGACGCGCTGCTGGTGGGCGTGGATCTGGTGAAGGACCCCGGGGTGCTGGAGGCCGCCTACAACGACCGGGCGGGCGTGACCGCCCGCTTCAACAGGAACCTCCTGCGGGTCATAAACGCCCGGCTCGGCGGGCGCTTCGACCCGGGGCTCTTCGAGCACCGCGCGCCGTACGTGGCCGAGGAGTCCAGGATCGAGATGTGGCTCCACTCCCGCCGCGAGCAGGAGGTCCCGGTGGAGGCGCTAGGGCTCGCGGTCACCTTCGCCGCGGGCGAGGGGGTGCGCACCGAGATCAGCGCGAAGTTCACCCCGGGCTCCGCGCGGCGGATGGCACAGGAGGCGGGGCTCGAGCCGGCCGGGTTCTACGCCGACGGGGGGCGTCTCTTTGGCCTCCTGCTCGCCGTCGCGCCGTAG
- the egtC gene encoding ergothioneine biosynthesis protein EgtC, whose translation MAAYIGERPVPLSALALEPEHSLLVQSYAPREMQSGVVNADGFGAGWYAPEVDPEPAVYRSVRPIWADRSFASIAPRVLSPVVFAAVRSATPGLPAEESGVPPFSAGRYMFMHNGAVEGFRRSAMRRLRGSLSDEAYAGLLGVSDSETIFACLLDRLRGSPKDPEGALAETVRFLFETCAELGVGAALNLGLTDGERAAFARCSTEGPGNSLYFLEGGRAFRGGVVVASEPLDADPGWREVPDRHLLSAGRPGGVALRPLELPGPGAPS comes from the coding sequence ATGGCCGCCTACATCGGGGAGCGCCCCGTCCCCCTCTCCGCCCTGGCGCTGGAGCCCGAGCATTCGCTGCTGGTGCAGAGCTACGCCCCGCGCGAGATGCAGAGCGGCGTGGTGAACGCCGACGGCTTCGGGGCCGGGTGGTACGCCCCGGAGGTGGACCCGGAGCCCGCCGTCTACCGCTCGGTGCGCCCGATCTGGGCGGACAGGAGCTTCGCGAGCATCGCCCCGCGGGTCCTGAGCCCGGTCGTCTTCGCCGCCGTCCGCAGCGCCACCCCGGGCCTCCCGGCCGAGGAGAGCGGGGTGCCCCCCTTCTCCGCGGGCCGCTACATGTTCATGCACAACGGCGCGGTGGAGGGCTTCCGGCGCTCGGCCATGCGCCGGCTGCGCGGCTCGCTGAGCGACGAGGCCTACGCCGGGCTCCTCGGGGTCTCGGACTCGGAGACGATCTTCGCCTGCCTGCTGGACCGCCTGCGGGGCTCCCCAAAGGACCCGGAGGGGGCGCTCGCCGAAACGGTGCGCTTTCTCTTCGAGACCTGCGCGGAGCTAGGCGTGGGGGCCGCGCTGAACCTCGGCCTCACCGACGGGGAGAGGGCGGCCTTCGCCCGCTGCTCGACGGAGGGGCCGGGCAACTCGCTGTACTTCCTGGAGGGCGGGCGGGCCTTCCGGGGGGGCGTGGTGGTGGCCTCGGAGCCGCTCGACGCCGACCCCGGGTGGAGGGAGGTCCCGGACCGGCACCTGCTCTCGGCGGGCCGCCCGGGGGGCGTCGCCCTGAGGCCGCTCGAGCTCCCCGGCCCCGGGGCGCCCTCTTGA